GTTTGGACGGAACCAACGCTTGGTGATACCTGTCGTTTTACGACCGTTACCGCCCAAGTACTTGGCCTTACCGCGTTCCACTTTTTGGTTGCCGCGAACCGGCTTCTTCTGACAAATCGCGCATTCGGAACCCATGACAACCTCAAATCGCGTTCGTAATTCTCGTCGGGAAGGCCACTTACCAAAACGGACCTTAGGGGAGGAAGAAGTATAACTATCGCCACGCGGGTTGCAAGTTGAACCGAATTCGACTTCGCCGAAAACATTCACTTTAGCTTCTTTGACTGGCTGAATATACTCAAATCATGGATGGTTCGTGGTTTATGCCAACTGGAGTCGCTCATGTCCGCGCCTGCGCCAACCGAATTCAAAGCCGTTCTCGACCCGACAGAGCTATCAAAGCTTCCCCGGGATCTCAATTTTCATCCCGTCCGCAACGATTCGCCCAAGGTTTTGACGAAGGATCAGATTGAGCAGTTCAATCGCGAAGGATATGTCGCGGGCCTTCGAGTTTACTCCACGACCGAAATCGCAAGTCTTCGCCAATACTTCGATGAGCTTCTGGCCAAAGTTATCGCAGCAGGCGGGGACAGTTACTCCATCAGCTCCGCGCACTTGAAGTACGGACGTGTCTGGGACATCGTGACGAACGCCAAGATCGTCGCCTGTGTGCGCGACCTGCTGGGCGAAAACGTGGTCGGCTGGGGATCACACTTTTTCTGCAAGATGCCGAGAGACGGAAAACAAGTTGCCTGGCATCAGGATTCGAGCTACTGGCCGCTGACGCCGTCAAAAGCGGTCACGGCGTGGCTCGCCATTGACGACGCCGATGTCGAAAATGCCTGCATGCGGTTTGTTTCAGGCTCGCATCACCACGGTGCAATGACGTTCCGCCCCAGCGATCCCAAGGAACACAACGTTCTCAATCAGACGATCGAGAACGTCGAGCAGTACGGTCATTTTGTCGACGATTGCTTGAAAGCGGGCGAAATCTCGCTGCATTCGGACCTGCTGCTGCACGGATCGAACGCCAATATGTCGGATCGCCGACGCTGCGGCTTGACGCTGCGATACGCACCGGCGGACGTTCACGCGTACATGGATTGGAACCAGAAGGGCGTGTGGGTAAGTGGAAGTGATCCATCTGGCCACTGGTCCAATCGTCCGCGCCCAACAGCCGAATGAAGCTGATTGAGCGAGTTTTTCCGGGTGCCGCCGTACTATTCGATCTCGAATCGCGCGGCCATCGGCATGCGGCGTCCGCTGCCGAAAGCGCGTTCCGATAGCTTGATACCGGGCGGCATCTGGCGGCGCTTGTACTCGTTTCGGTCCAGTTTCTTTGCGACCCAGCGAACGGTTTCGATCGGAAACCGTTTTCCCAAGGTGGCGACCGACTCTTCTCGTTCGATCAAACCCTCGAGTATTCCATCCAGAATGGGATAGGGCGGCAGCGTATCCTGATCGAACTGGTCTGGTGCCAGTTCGGCACTGGGGGCTTTCGTGATCACGTTGCGCGGAATCACTTCGCGGCATTCCCGTGTTTCGTTGATGTATTCGCAGATGGCATACACGTCGCGTTTGAAGAGATCTGCCAGTACGGCGAAGCCTCCCGCCATGTCGCCGTACAAGGTGCAGTAGCCGACGGCAAGTTCACTCTTGTTTCCCGTCGCCAGCGGCAGCCAACCATGGTGATTGCTGCGTATCATCACAATCGCTCCTCGAATCCGAGCCTGCAAGTTCTGATCGGCGAGCCCCGCCGGGGCGGAGGCCAAGTCGTCGCCGGCGAGTGGCAGCAGCTCATACGCTTTGTGGACAGTGTCGATCGGGACAACCTGGGCGTCGATTCCTAATCGATCGGCCAGAGCCTTCGAGTCGTCAATACTATGTCCAGTACTGTAGCGGCTGGGCATCATGATCCCATGGACGTTGCTGGCTCCGCAGGCCTGTGCTGCGATGTAGGCC
This genomic interval from Schlesneria paludicola DSM 18645 contains the following:
- the rpmB gene encoding 50S ribosomal protein L28; this encodes MGSECAICQKKPVRGNQKVERGKAKYLGGNGRKTTGITKRWFRPNLQSLRMQTGETSKRVRVCVQCLRSGLVVKRVVKKPFTIEAE
- a CDS encoding phytanoyl-CoA dioxygenase family protein, encoding MSAPAPTEFKAVLDPTELSKLPRDLNFHPVRNDSPKVLTKDQIEQFNREGYVAGLRVYSTTEIASLRQYFDELLAKVIAAGGDSYSISSAHLKYGRVWDIVTNAKIVACVRDLLGENVVGWGSHFFCKMPRDGKQVAWHQDSSYWPLTPSKAVTAWLAIDDADVENACMRFVSGSHHHGAMTFRPSDPKEHNVLNQTIENVEQYGHFVDDCLKAGEISLHSDLLLHGSNANMSDRRRCGLTLRYAPADVHAYMDWNQKGVWVSGSDPSGHWSNRPRPTAE